DNA sequence from the Streptomyces sp. NBC_01497 genome:
CGAAGAGTGGCGCTGTCACAGGTCACCGAGCAGTACGCATCACCAGCAGTATCGGCAGTAGGTACGTGATCGCTGAGGGAAGAACGGAGGAGTTGAGCGCCATCAGGATCGCCCGGGCGGAGTCCCAGAGCCCGGGTACCGCAGGACATCGATAGTGAGGTGGTCTCCGGTCAAGCAACCGCGATCCCCGCATGCCCCGTCCTCTCCCGGACGGTCGTGCGGATACAGAGGGCCGGCGCAGTATGAGGGCCGGCGGATGGTGTAGCAGTTCCTTCGGGGCCCTGGTGCCAATGGCACCAGGGCCCCTCCGCATGTTCCACGAGAGAGGTGCGATGGCAGCAGAGGTCTCCTACGGTCGTCTCGATGACGACGACTATCCCGCCTACACGATGGGCCGGGCCGCGGAAATACTCCACACCACCCCCGCTTTCCTGCGCGCCGTCGGCGCGGCCCGCCTCATCACACCCCTGCCATCCCAGGGCGGATACTGAGCTTCGGGGCCTGGGGGGCCTTATGTGCAATATGGCAGTTTCTGGGTTTTATCGAGCAATGAGGAGTCGCAATGAGCGCAGCAGGGCCGGAGGGCCGGCGGGCCTCTCGTCCTGCCGGGGGCGAGGGCCGACGGGACAGCGCGATGGCGCTGGCGGAGACCTTGGAGGCTGCGGAGGCCGCCGCTCCCGTGGAGTCGCTGGACGTGGTCGCGCGCATGCTCAAGGACCACCTCGGGGCCGTGTCGGTGTCGTTCCTGATCACCGACTTCACCGGCAGCTCAGTCGTCCGGTTGGGGGCTGCGGGCAGTGTCGAGACCGGTGAGCCGGCCCGGCGTATCTCACTGCGGGGCACCCTGTACGACGATGTCATCCGCACCCAGCGCCCGAGCGTGGAGGACGGGGGCGGGGGCGCGTTGGTGCGGGTCGTTGCTCCCGTGACCAACCGCGGCGACGCGATCGGGCTCCTCGAACTGTTCCTGCCTGAGGCTCCGGAGCCGGAGGAGATGCGAGAGATCGGCGAGGCCGCGCACGCGCTGGCGTACATCGTCATCGCCAACCGGTCCTTCACCGACCTCTACCAGTGGGGCCGGCGCACCATTCCGCTGAGTCTTGCCGCGGAGATCCAGCACCGGCTGCTCCCGGCGTCGCTGGCGTGCGAAGCGGCACAGTTCGCGGTTGCCGGGGCTCTGGAGCCCGCCGATCACGTGGGGGGTGACACCTTCGACTACGTGATCGACCGGGACACCGTCCAGCTCTCCGTCACCGACGCCATGGGCCACGACGTCAACGCCGCACTGCTGGCCACCCTCCTGGTGAGCGCCCTGCGAAGGGCGCGGCGGGCGGGTGCCGGCCTCAAGGAACAGGCGCGCCAGGCCGACCAGGCGCTGCGTGAGCGCGGTCGGCAGGAATACGTCACCGGTCAGCTGCTGCGTATCAGCCTGGTCGACGGCAGGGCCGAGTTCGTCAACGCGGGGCATCCCTGGCCACTGCGGATGCGGGAGGGACAGGTGCGGGAGATCACTCCTGAGGTCGATATGCCGTTCGGCTTCGACGTCCCTCACACCTACCGGGTCCAGGCCCTGGATCTGCGTCCGGGTGACCGGCTGGTGATGCTGACCGACGGCATGCTGGAGCGCAACGCGAACAGCCTCGACCTGTCGGAACTGATCGTCCGCACGCGTGCGCTGCACCCCCGCGAGGCCGCCCGCGCCCTCATCGCGGCAGTCGTCGACGTCAACCGCGGTCATCTGCAGGACGACGCGACCGTCATGTGCCTGGACTGGCACGGCGTCGGCTACTCCCAGCGTGACGCCGCTACCGGCGCTGACCTTTCCGACACCTCACGACCGTCAAGGACGATGTGGACCACTCCCGGACGATGACTCGGGGCGTGTGGGGGGAGAGCCAGTAGCAAGGTGTCTTCTGGTGAAGCCGCCGTTGGGAGTCTGCGCGGTGGCCACGTCGTCAGGGTGTGGGCACGGTGCTCGACGTGACTGGGAATGGTCGGGTGGAGCGGCGCCCCGCGACGGCGCGGCGAGGGTGAGTGTCGAGCGGGCGCCCTCGCCCCTCAGGCAGGTACGCCCCGTTGTCGAGGGAGTTCTTCTCCAGATCGCGGATGCGGCTCCATCCGTTCGCGACAAGCGAGCGGGGTGTCGTACGACGTAGTCGTGCCGCCAGGCATTCCGGGTGGGGGTGGGACATGCGGATCCCTACGCCCGTTCCTCCGAACCGCGTA
Encoded proteins:
- a CDS encoding PP2C family protein-serine/threonine phosphatase produces the protein MALAETLEAAEAAAPVESLDVVARMLKDHLGAVSVSFLITDFTGSSVVRLGAAGSVETGEPARRISLRGTLYDDVIRTQRPSVEDGGGGALVRVVAPVTNRGDAIGLLELFLPEAPEPEEMREIGEAAHALAYIVIANRSFTDLYQWGRRTIPLSLAAEIQHRLLPASLACEAAQFAVAGALEPADHVGGDTFDYVIDRDTVQLSVTDAMGHDVNAALLATLLVSALRRARRAGAGLKEQARQADQALRERGRQEYVTGQLLRISLVDGRAEFVNAGHPWPLRMREGQVREITPEVDMPFGFDVPHTYRVQALDLRPGDRLVMLTDGMLERNANSLDLSELIVRTRALHPREAARALIAAVVDVNRGHLQDDATVMCLDWHGVGYSQRDAATGADLSDTSRPSRTMWTTPGR